DNA sequence from the Terriglobia bacterium genome:
CTGCCTGGCTCAAAAACGTGTCCTCGCTCTTGCGCTGGTCCGGCGTTGAAGCCACCGAGCGCCTGTTTGTCCGGCTGGACAATGAACAGGCCGCTTCGCAGCGATTGGCGCTCATCCGCTTGCTCTCCCGCTTGGGGACGGCGGCCCTGCAGGCCGCGCGGCAACGGCTGCAGCGTCCGGAATGGTACGTGGTCCGCAACGCCTGCAAGATCCTGGGCGACCTCAAAGATCCCGAACTGCTGCAGCACATCCCGGCAGCATTTGCGCACAAGGATGAGCGCGTACAAAAGGCCGCGTTGCAGGCGGTAATTGAAAGCCGCATGCCCCGGCGCGCCGTGGTGCTGGCTGAAGCTTTGCCGCTGCTTCCGCCCGCGCTGGTGGAAGACGCTCTCCTGGACCTGATGTATGAAGCATCGCCGGAGAGCTTGCCTGGCCTGGAGCGCTGCTACAGCCTGCCCATGCCGGTCAACGTGCTGGCCCGCATCGTCAGCGTGGTTGCCGCGGTCCAGCACCAGGACGCCATCTTCGTTCTGGCCGGCATTGTCCGCAACGAAAAACTGCCTCAGATGGTCCGCGACACCGCGTCGCAGGCCATGGAGTTCCGAACCTCCAAGAAAGGGCAGAAAACAGCGCAACTGATTTCCACCTCCAAGGAAGCCGCGGAACTGGTGGTCCAGAAATTCGTGCTCCGCGGAGCCTAGCGCAAAATTGCCCGCACTTCGGGGCCGCAGGGAAGCGACGCTTAGCTTCTTTTTGCGGCCCATTTTTTTCGGGCCCGCAAGCTGGATCTGGCCCAAATTGCGTTCTACAGCCCGCGCAGCGCCGCTGCCACTGGACGCCGCGCCGCCCGCAACGCCGGCGGCAGTCCGCCGAAGATTCCCATGGCCAGCGCAAAAATAATTCCTCCGCCCAGCAACGGTACGGTGATCTGAAACGCAAAAGCCAGATGGGAGAAAGTCTGCCAGTTCATGGCTCCGGTGGTGAGCCCGTTCAGCGGCAGCACGGCCAGGCAGCCCACGGCCCCGCCGACAAAGGAAATGAGCAAGGCTTCCAGCAGGAATGACACCACCACGCTGGCTGTGCCAAAGCCCAGCGCGCGCAACGTGGCGATTTCCCGCGAGCGTTCTGACACCGCGGAGTACATGGTGTTGAGCGCGCCAAACACCGCGCCTATCGCCATGATGCCGGCCACAATCGAGCCCAGAATTTTGATCATCTGGCTCAGCAGCGTTGACTGTTTCTCGTAGTACTCCACCTCGCGGATGATGTCCACGCTCAGCCGCGGATCGGCGGTGATGGAGTCTTTGAACGACTGAAATGCGTCCGGCGACGTCAGGTGCACGGTGACGGAATTGAAGAATTCCTCCGGCCGGTGATAGACCTGCTTGAGGACTTTAGCGTCGCACCACAGCTCAGAGTCAAACGCGCTTCCAGCGGCGTCAAACACGCCAACCACCTGCCAGGTCGCACCGCCGAATTTCACGGAGTTGCCCAGCGCCAGCCCGGCGTAGGTGTGGTTCACGTTGCGGCCAATCATCATTTCAAAAAGTCCCGGCTGGATCATCCGCCCCTGGACAACTTTGATTCTGCTGCGGATGTCCATGGTCTTGGGGGAAATGCCGCGGACTTGCACATTGGCGTCCGTGCCGGTTGTGACCAGCGGAAAGGGCGCAATCAGTATGACCTCTGGGCTCACCAGCGGCTGGCCGCCGGCGCGGGCCACGCCAGCGGCGTCCTGCAGGATTTTCACCTGGTCCAGGGGAACATTACTGTCAATTTCTGAAGTTGATCCAGCGCGTCGCACCAGCGCGTTGTCGTACGACCCCGATGCAACCAGCGTTGCCTTGAATCCCTTGGCCAGCGAAAGCACGGCCACGAACACGCCCACCGTGCCGGCTATCCCCAGTACGGCGACAATGGCTGACGTCCAGCGTTGTCTCACGCTGCGGAAGTTGTAAACCACGGGTATGGCCATTTCACACTCTCCTCAGCGCGTCCACCACGCGCAGGCGCATGGCGCCCAGCGCCGGTGCAAAGCCGCTCACCGCGCCCACCAGCAGGGCCGCGGCCACGCCAATCAGGAACATTTGACCGGAAAGATACAGCAGCGGCAGGAACGCCCTGACTGGGTTTGCGTTGGCCGGCAGCAGCGTAAATCCTTTGGCCAGCAGCAGGCCAATCACTCCGCCCACCAGCGCGATCACCGCGGATTCGCTCAGCACCAGAAACAGCACAAACCGGTCTGAATACCCCACGGCCTTCAGCACCGCAAGCTCCGCCGTCCGCTCACGGACGGCTATGGCCATGGTGTTGCCGGTGACCAGCAGCAGGGTGAAGAACACGATTGCGCCGATGCTCTGGATGAGAAACGCGATGTTTCCCATCTGCTTGGCAAATCCGGCGGCAAAGGCCGCTTCGCTGTCCGTGCGCGTTTCATAATCAGAGTTTGAAAATAGCGCGTCCGTCGCTTTGGCGACGCGCAAGGAATTGTCCGGATTGTCCACCTTGATGGTGTACCAGCCCACCATGCCCAGGTAGCGGTTGACCTTGTTTTGCTCCAGATAGTTTTCAAAATTGTCCCAGTGGAACCAGAACTGGGTTTCATCGTCCTTGGCGCGCGTGCCCTGGTAGATGCCGTCAATGTTGAATTCCCAGGTCCCCGGCAGGAAGGTGCCTTGGATGGGAATGTGGTCGCCCACTTTCCAGCCGAAGCGTTTGGCGGTGAACGCGCCCACGATGGCCCCCTGGCGGTCCTTCACAAAGTTCTGCCATTGGTCTTCCGGGATTTTGAACTCTGGAAACACCTTGCGGTGGTTTTCCACGTCAATCACAAACTGCGGGAAAAAGTTTTTGGGGTCCTGATAGACGCCGCCGAACCAGTTGGCGTGCGTGACTTCCTTTACCCCGGGAATTTGCAGCAGCCGGTCGCGATACGACAAGGGCAGAGGATTCACCAGGCCAATGCGGTTGGTGGCGATCAGCCGGTCCGCGCCGGCCACATCCACGCCCTGATTGAAAGCGTCTTTGATCACCACCAGCAGACCAAACAGGCACATGGCCACGGCGAAGGAGCCGATGGTGAGCACCAGGCGCATTTTCTTGCGAAACAGGTTGGCCAGGATCAAGCCGCGGAATTTCATCGTCCACCTCCGGCCATGGCGTTCTCCCGTTTGCCGGCCTCCACTAGCGCGCCCTTGTCCAGATGCAGCGTGGCATGGGCCCGCTGCGCCACCACCGGATCGTGGGTCACCATCAGCACGGTCTTCTTAAATTCGCCCACCAGCCGGGTGATCAGTTCCATGATCTCGTCCGCGCTCTTGCGGTCCAGGTCGCCTGTCGGCTCGTCGCACAGCAGAAACGTTGGGTCGGACACAATGGCCCGCGCAATGGTCACGCGCTGCTCCTGTCCGCCGGAGAGCTGCCGCGGATAGTGGTGGATGCGGTCGCTCAGGCCCACCAGGTCCAGCGCGGTCTCCACGTGCTTGCGGCGTTCCGCCTTGGAAAGCGAAGTAAGCAGCAGCGGCAGCTCCACGTTCTGAAACGCCGTGAGCACCGGGATGAGGTTGTACATCTGGAACACGAATCCCACGTGCCGGGCCCGCCACTCGGTGAGCGACCCGCGCGACATGTGGGTGATTTCGTCGCCCGCCACAGTAATGCTGCCCGCCGACGGCACATCCAGCCCGCCCAGCAGGTTCAGGAGCGTGGTTTTGCCCGAGCCGCTGGGGCCCATAAACGCCACAAAATCGCCCTGGTCCACGTCCAGGTTCAGTCCTTGCAGCACGTGGATTTCTTCTCCGCCGCGCGAATATTTCTTGTCCAGCCCGCGCGCGCTGATCAGGCTTGAAGTTCCTTTTCCGTCAACACGTACCATGGCTCTTTACTCCTTGGTCCTTATTGTTCAACTCATTGTTTGGCGTCATTGTTTAACGTCAACGCTCTGGCCTTCACGCAGGCCTTCTCCGCCGCGCACCACCACATTGTCGCCCGGTGACAGCCCGGCCATAATCTCCACGTCGCTGCCGTGTTCGGCCCCCAGGCTCACCGCACGGCGTTCCAGCTTGCGGTCTTTTACCAGGAAGACGATGGTCGTCCCGCCGTCATTCCGCACCGCGGACTTGGGGACAATCGCGCGTGCTTGCGGAGCGTTGGCTTTTTTCACCGGCTCCTCGCTCAAGAACGCGACCTTCACGCCCATGTCCGGCAGGATGCGCGGGTCAAGCTGGTCAAACGATACCCTGACTTTCACCGTGGCTTTCTGCCGGTCAGCCGTAGGAATGACCGTGCGCACCGTGGATGGAATCTGCCAGTCGGGGTAGGCGTCCAGCGTGGAAATCACTTTCTGCCCGGCGGTAACGCGAGCGATGTACGATTCGTTCACGTCTACTTCCACTTCCAGCGACTTCATGTCCACCACCGTGGCGATGCCCGTGCGCGTGAACCCGCCGCCGGCGGAGATAGGCGAGACGATCTCGCCGCGCTGCGCGTCTTTGGAGACCACCTTGCCATCGAACGGCGCCCGCACCGTGCAGTTTTCCACATCCTGCTGCGCTACGTTGATGCGCGATACCGCCGCGCGTGTTTGCTCTTTGGTCAGGGCAATCTTCGAGCGCAGACTGTCGGCGAGAGTCTGCGCCGTGTCCAGAGCTTGCGCGCTGTTCACGCCCGCGTCGCGCAAGGACTTGGCGCGCGCCAGTTCGCGATCGGCATTGCCCAACTGGACTTCCAAGTCCGCCAGCGCGGCCGCCGTGGCGTCGCGGTCACTCTTCGCCGACGCCAGCGCCGCGTTGGGTTGCGAGCAATCCAACAGCGCCAGCACCTGGCCCGCGCGGACTTGCAATCCCTCTTCGGCGTAGACCTGTTCCACGCGGCCCGTGACCTTGGCCGCCACCGTCGCCCGGCGGCGCGGCGTGACGTATCCGCTGGCGTTCAGCAGCGCTTGCGCGCGCTGGTCGCCCGCGCTCCGCGCAGCTGACACCTCCACCAGCGGCTTCTGTCCACGCAACGCCAGCAGCAGACTTCCCACCAGCAACAGCGCACCCAGCGCCGCGGCAAAGATTCCCAGCCGCTTGCCGGTCTTGCCGGAGCCGCGCGAGCGGTCGTCAATCTTCAGCGAGCTCAAGTCGTTCCGTGGTGGAAGGGTAGGTGTACTCATAAAGCCTGAACAAAATCCTCTACAAACACTCTAAAGTCTAAACAGTTCACAGCGGGCCTAGCCACCCGCCGCTTTCAATTTTGGCAATTACGGCGATTCTGGCAATTCTGGCAATCTCGCCGGTCACGCGCGATTCCGGCGATCCCCCCGGCCCATCCCCGTTCATCCCCGGAAAATAAGCACTTAGCTCAAGTCATCCCCGGCGATATCCCCAGGCCCGAGTGGCAGAGGTAATGATCAACCGGTTTGCGCCCGCTACCTCATAGCGAATTTTAAGCGAAAATAGTCATCTTGGCAATATAAGACTGGAGTCAAAAATTGCCCTAGACGCTGGCACGGACCACTTGCGACCGCCTGCGAGTCCCGTGAGGCACCGCTTCTCCCGGTTTCAACGCGCTGTTCCTTTGCGTCCTTTGCGTCCTTTGCGGTGAATTCTTCGCCCTTCTGTTTACGGCGACGTCGGCGATAGGCCGGGCTTGACGCTCCGCAGCAGCTCCCGCCTGTTCTTCCGCAGATCGTCCCCGCTGGGCCCTTCCGGATACGGCTGTTCCGCGCCCTTCAACCCTTCCCACAGCACTCGGTTAAAGGACTCGCTATCCAGTTTGTCTTCCACGCTGAAGTCAAACCCTCGCGTCTTCGCCGCCCAGTACTCGGCGTCATGTTGCGCCCCGGAAGACGCGGCCTTGGCGCCCGCTTTCTTCGGCGGCAACGGCAGCTTCGTGGTCCGCAGAACCGCCGGGACACGCGCCGTGTAGCTCCACTCCGCTTGTTTCTCGCTGAACACGTCGGTCATCGGCGGCTGCAGCGCGTCATACAGCCCCAGCGCCCTGATGCCCAGGACTTCCTCGATCGTCCGCAGCACGCTCACCGTGGTGTAGTGTTCGGAAACCACCGCGCCGTGTTTCACGTACGGCCCAATCACGTACGCGATGCTGCGGTGCGCGTCCACGTGGTCCGGACCATTCTGCGCATCGTCTTCGATGATAAAAATCAACGTGCTGCCCGCATATTTGCTGTGCGCGATCTTCTCCGCCACCATGCCGATGGCGTAATCGTTATCGGCAATCTGGGTTTCCACCGTGTTCACGCCGTCCTGGGCTTCTTTGAAAAGGCCGAAGTGATCATGCGGCAGCCGCAGCAGCTCCAGGCTGGGGAATTTGTCCCGCTTGGCGTAATCGTCAAACTCGCGTTCCCATTCCTTGAAGCGCCAGTAGTCGGCAAAGCGCATATCAAAGCTGCGGAAATACGGGTCGGTGATGCTCTCCAGCGCCTGCTTGGTGGGGAACGCCACCCGCGTGCCGCTCCTATGCGGATCATGCAAAAGCGGTACCGGCGGGACGCCCTCCGGCGTCTTGGAGTAATACGCCAGGTCCACGAAGAATCCGTAGTTGCGGACGCTGAGCCCGGCGCGCAGCGCGGAGTCCCACAGGTAACCCGCGCTGGCTTCGTCTTCCGGACCGTCCGGCGCGCCCACGTCCGCCGTCCCCGGCAGCAGATCATCCGGATCATCCACCTTGCCGCGGATTCGTTCTTTCGGTTTGCTCGCGCCCACATTGATGCCCCGGTTGATGCCTTCCACGTCGTAGCCAACGCCGCGCTGGGCGTAGTCCAGTGGAATGGTGCGTTCCACAAAGTCGGTGGCCCGCGCCGCCGTGCTCCAGTTCCAGCCGTTGCCGCTGACCTCGCCGCTGTCATAGAAGTTGTCCAGCGTCACAAATCGCCGCGCCAGTTCGTGATGGTTGGGCGTCATGGCTTCAGGAAAGATATTCAGCTTAGGATCGCCATTGCCTTTCTCCAGGTCGCCCAGCACCTGGTCGTAGCTGCGGTTTTCCTTCACGATGTAAATCACGTGGCGAATCTTAGTCCGCAGAAAGGCGAAAAGCTTCTCGCTTCTTGCGGTGTCTGCGGGGTTTTGCGCAGCGAAGTGGTTGTTGCGCGCTACCTGCGCCGTTAGATTCTGTAACTCCGCCGGCGTGGGGAGTGGAACCACTCCGAGCGAGCCTTTCTCCAGTTGCCAGACATACTGCTGGTCCAGAGCGCATGGGCGATCGCCTTCAGTCCTATACCCCTGCCGGCAGGCCTTGGGGTTCGGCCCCGCCGGGGACTTGGCGTTCGCCACATAAAGGAAGCGCCCGTCCGCGCTCACGCTCACCGCGTTGGGATACCATCCGGTGGGAATCAGCCCGACAACCTGGCTGTCATCCAAATCGCGGTCCAGGCGGATTACGGCTACGGAATTCGTTCCCCCGTTGCTGACGTAAAGCGTCTTCTCGTCCGGCGATAGCGCCAGACCCGTGGGGTTCACGCCCTTGCCCTTCATCGCTGCCATCATGCCCGCCGGCGCTGCCGTCTTGATCTCCGCCACGACGCGGTCTTTCGTCGTGTCCACCAGCACCACCGAGTCGCTATTGTCGGCGACGGCGAACAGCACCGTCTGCTCTTTGTTCAACAGCATCTTCCCCGGCTGGCCGCGCGTTTTGATTCTCCCAACCACCGCCGGCGTCGCGTGCAGGTCCAGCACCACAATCTCGCGGTCGCGCAAGCTGGAGACGTAAACCTTGTCGTTGCTTTTGAAAGCCACGCCGTACGGATACTCGCCGCCCGCAACGCCCTTCTTCGCCGGATCATTCTTCCCCGGACGCAAATCCAGCTCGGCAACGACTTTCTTTGCGGCAAGATCAATGACCGACACCGAATCATTCATGTTGTTGGCGACGACCAGCCACGTTCCGTCCGCGCTCACCGCCAGTCCCGCCGCCAGCGGCTTGGTCGCTTTGCCCTTGACCATCTCGTCCGTGTTGATGCCCAGACCCGCCTTGTGCCCCAGCGCGATCGGCGGCAGTGCTTCCGCCCAGAGCGCGTCATTTTTTTTAAACACGTGAACGTTGTCATCCGACCCGCCAGCTACATAGAAGTGCCTGCCATCCGGAGCCCATGCCATTCCCATGTGCGTGTTGGCCACTTGCAATGCTTGGCGTTTTATCGGAGCGCTCTGTCGCGCGTCTGGATTCTGCGTAACGTCAAACACAAATACGTACTCGTTCGAGAACTCAGGCACCGCCTTGGCTTTGATGTCAGAGATGCGATTGAACCCGCTGGTCAGCGCCAACAGCGTGTTGCCGTCCGGGCTGAGCGCCGTGGTGATGGGATGATCGGCGGTGAACTCCGGCCTGCCCGGCATGTCCGGATTGAGCGGCAACAAAATCGACCCGCGCGCCGCGGTCGGCGTGATGCTCATGCCCGTCGGCAAAATTTCCGAAGGCAGCGCCTGCGACGGTTTGCTCAGAGAAGCCTGCGGCGGTTTGTTAGGAGAAGCCTGCATCTCCGCCGCGCCGCCGTGCGCCTTCAGGTCATTTTCAAGCTGGCTGGTGGGGATCTTGCCCAGCGAATCGTTCAGCCATTTGGCCAAGCGCAATCCGGCCAGCGCTACTTTCTTGTCCACCAGGCCGGCATTGGCTTTGTAATATGCCTCGTCTATCGCGGCCGGCTTGTCATCCAGAATCTTCCGCGCCTGGAGATGCGATTCGTTCGCCCAATCCTCCGGCGTTCCTCCAGCCTTCCCCTCCAGTTGTCCCAGCCGGATCACCAGTTCCACGCGCACCGCGTATTCTTCCTGGTTGAGCCCAGCGTGCTCCATCAGAATGCTGTCCCACACCCAATGCAGGTTGCAGGGATAGTCGCCGCACTGCGGGTTGCCGAACACCGGCAATTTAATGTCATTCCCGCCGCGGGCTTCCTCCACCGCGTGCAGCGGCTGGTGGATGTCCCCCACAAAGTGCACGATCCACTTGAGCGCTTCCGCGCGCTCCGTGCGCGAAGCGTTGGCATCCGTCAGCACCTTGGTGAACATTTCAATGCGGTCCACCACGCAGTTGTGGTGGTCGGTCAGCGCGTCTTTGTGTTTGTCCTGCGGGCGGAAGCAGTCGCGCTCGCGGGAGAAGCCCGCCGCGTCCTTGGGGATGTCCACAAAGTGCCAGTCATAACTTTCGTCGTGCTCTTTGCGTACCTGGTCCGGCCAACTGGCGACGGACGCCAGCGTGTCCGCGCCCAGAAGCAGCCGCACGTTGGCCCGGGCCTGCGGCGCCAGGCGCGATTCGGCAACGTCGCCGATGGTGGCGTGGCCTTTCGGTCCCCAGGCAAGAAGCTGCGCAGGAAGCAAGGCAAGCAGAAGCACGATCGCAAAAAGCTTTTTCATGCGGCCCTTATTGTACTCAAAAGAAAAAGCGCGGCAGTTTTTACGCTGCCGCGCCTGGTGGAAAGTCTCAACGGCAATTTAGAAGTGGAAGCGAGCTCCCAATTGGATCTGCCGCGGAGAATAAACAAAGTTGCTGTTGGACGAAGTCCGTGTGTCGAACACGGCATTCGGCGTGAGCGTGGCCGTGGCCGGCGTGGTGCCTCCCACGATGTAGCCCGTGGTGTTCACGCCGGTAACGTTCTGCTTGTTGGCCAGGTTGAAGAAATCCGTGAGCAATTCCAGCTTGTACCGTTCGGTAACGGCAAAGCTTTTGGAAACCCGCAGATCGGTGATCCACGTGGCCGGCTGCTGAATGCTGTTGCGGCTCAGAATGCGGTTGGCGCCGCCTGAACCGTTGATGCCGCTCACCGTTCCCGTGGGAGCGTTGCCGCTCACGCCCACCGAGATCGGCAAGCCGCTCTGGATCTGGTACACCGGAGCGATCTGCCAGTCATTGGCCAGCCACTTGGCCCAGCCATTGAGGCGCCAGGGCGAGGTCATCACGGCGTTCAGCACAAACCGTTGCGGCACGTTGTAGATGGAGTTCCCGTAGTCCGAGTTCAGGTCAAACGGATTGAACAGGGAGTTGGTGGCCACAAACGTCTGGCCGTTCACGCCGTTGTCCAGCGCGTGGGACCAGGTGTAGTTCGCTGAGAACTGTATGTGGTGGCTCATGCGATGGTTGGCCTGGAAGGACATGGCTTGATAGTTGCTGATCACGCCGCTGAAGATGTCCGTCATGGCGCCGAAATTGGTGTTCTTGCGCGGCCCGGTGAACAACGGCAGGGTCAGCGTAGGCGATGACAGCGGTCCTCCCGGCGCCACCGCGTAGGTGATGGTGCTGGTGGAAGGGTTCAGATTGGTGTCAACAAAGCTCGGCAGTTGGCGTCCAAAGCTGCCCAGGTAGCTCAAGGACAGCACCGTTCCCCATCCCATGTCATGTTCCACCGTAAGGTCCGCTTGGCGGATCTGCGGCTGCTGGAAGTTAGGATCGAAGAACGTGACGCTCTTTCCCGGAGGCGGTGACGATCCCGGGAAAACGAACGGGAACGCCGGAGCGGCGGGCGTGGTTGAGGAGAACGTGACCGTAGTTTGCGCACCGGGCATGGCCGTGCCGGTCAGCGCGCTGAAGATGGTGGAGTTGATCACGCGGGCGTAGAAGATGCCGTAACCGCCGCGCACCACGGTCTTGCCTTTGCCAAATACGTCATAGGCAAAACCCACGCGCGGGCCAAAGTTGTTGCCGTCGCTGGGCATCTGCGCGGTCTGCGGAACGTTGGTGTTGACCAGGTTGGGGAATACGCCGGGCAGGAATTCCCGCTCGTAGCGCACACCCAGAGAAAGACTCAACCGCGGCATGATTCTCCAGTCGTCCTGCACAAAGAACGATAGGTCCCGGGTGGAGAATTCAAAACCCAACGGCCCAAATGCCTGCGCGAACGTGGAGTAGCAGGGCACCGGCGTATTAGGTACGCCGCTCACCGTTCCCCGGCAGCTCTTTACGGAGTTCAGGTCAGAGAAGTAGTTCAGCAGGCTGCTGTAGTTGTAGCTGCCGAACTGCGTGGCCAGGTTCTGCGAGTTGTCATACACGTGGCTGAAGTCGAAGCCGAACTTCATGCTGTGTTTGCCGTGCGTCCAGTTCACCGTGTCGGCCACCTGCCAGCGCGATTCGTCCGGGAAGCTCGGCCGGATCAGGAACGTTGGCGTGCCAAAGGTGAAGCCGTTGGTGATGAAAACGCTGGGCGGCAGCCCCAGAGGATTGGTGAACGTTGGGGTGTTGAGCAGCGTGCTCTGCTCGTACGGCGTTGGCGTCTGCGTATTTTCGTATTCGAAATCGCGGCCGTACTGGAAACGGATTTCGTTGCCCAGAGTCGGCGTAAAGAAGGTGTTCAGTTTGGCTACGCCCCAGGTGTCCTTCACGTAGTCATTGCCAAAGCTGGCCACGCCGAATGTGTTGGTGGCCTGCGTCTGGATGCCCGCCGGGGACGACCAGCGCATGCGGTTGAAGGTGAACGAAGCGTGGTTCTTCTGGTTTACCTGCCAATCCAGCTTGGGCAGGATGATGTCTTGGTCGCCCTTGCGCGGCACAGGACCAGTCATGCTGGCCAGGCCCGCCAGATCATTGTTATAGATGGTTTGCGCCTGCGCGGCGGTCACTCCCAGCCGGCTGGCCAGCGTGGTCAGCGTGGCTGCAGTGGGCGCGGCGAAGAATGCTCCAGGGTTGGTGGCTGTCGCGGTGCCGGGGAAGTTGCGATGGAACCCGTCATAAGCCAGGAACCAGAATAATTTGTCCTTCTTGAGCGCTCCGCCCACGCCAAAGCCCCACATGTCGCGCCGGTCGGTCGGCTTGTAGGGACTGGTGGTGAAGGTGCCGGGCGCCGTCTGCGAGGTCAGCGTGGTGAACGCATTGGCCGCGCCAATGGCGTTGTCGCGGTCGTAATAATAGGCTTCGCCGTGCAGCGCGTTAGTGCCGCTCTTGGTCACCGTATTGACCACGCCTCCGGCAGAGCGTCCGTACTCGGCCGAGTAGTTGGAGGTGTTCACCTGGAACTCTTCCACTGCGGCTTTCGGCGTGGAATAGCCAACGCGGGTGCGCCCGCGTTCTTCTGAGAAGAACGCCTGGTTGTTGTCGGCTCCATCAATGGTGTTGTTGTTCAGCAGCGTGCTCATGCCGCGGAAGCTCAGCAGTCCGAATCCGCTGGAGTCGCTGACCACGCCCGGCGTCAGGATGGCAAAGCTGGACCAGCGCCCGCCGTTGATCGGCAGATTGCTGATGGCGTGCTGGTTCAACGTGGGAGCAAATTCCGGCGAGCTGTAGTTGATCTGCGGCGCTTCCGCCGTGACTTCCACCGTCTCCGTAGTGGCGCTTACGCCCAGCCGCGGGGAAACTTCCGTCACGCTGCCCACCTGCACAATCACCTGCTCGGCCTTGTAGGGAGCAAAGCCCTGCTGGTTGATGGTGACAGTGTACGTGCCGGACGAAAGATTGGTTACGCGATAGTAACCGGAATCGT
Encoded proteins:
- a CDS encoding ABC transporter permease; this translates as MAIPVVYNFRSVRQRWTSAIVAVLGIAGTVGVFVAVLSLAKGFKATLVASGSYDNALVRRAGSTSEIDSNVPLDQVKILQDAAGVARAGGQPLVSPEVILIAPFPLVTTGTDANVQVRGISPKTMDIRSRIKVVQGRMIQPGLFEMMIGRNVNHTYAGLALGNSVKFGGATWQVVGVFDAAGSAFDSELWCDAKVLKQVYHRPEEFFNSVTVHLTSPDAFQSFKDSITADPRLSVDIIREVEYYEKQSTLLSQMIKILGSIVAGIMAIGAVFGALNTMYSAVSERSREIATLRALGFGTASVVVSFLLEALLISFVGGAVGCLAVLPLNGLTTGAMNWQTFSHLAFAFQITVPLLGGGIIFALAMGIFGGLPPALRAARRPVAAALRGL
- a CDS encoding FtsX-like permease family protein, which gives rise to MKFRGLILANLFRKKMRLVLTIGSFAVAMCLFGLLVVIKDAFNQGVDVAGADRLIATNRIGLVNPLPLSYRDRLLQIPGVKEVTHANWFGGVYQDPKNFFPQFVIDVENHRKVFPEFKIPEDQWQNFVKDRQGAIVGAFTAKRFGWKVGDHIPIQGTFLPGTWEFNIDGIYQGTRAKDDETQFWFHWDNFENYLEQNKVNRYLGMVGWYTIKVDNPDNSLRVAKATDALFSNSDYETRTDSEAAFAAGFAKQMGNIAFLIQSIGAIVFFTLLLVTGNTMAIAVRERTAELAVLKAVGYSDRFVLFLVLSESAVIALVGGVIGLLLAKGFTLLPANANPVRAFLPLLYLSGQMFLIGVAAALLVGAVSGFAPALGAMRLRVVDALRRV
- a CDS encoding ABC transporter ATP-binding protein; this encodes MVRVDGKGTSSLISARGLDKKYSRGGEEIHVLQGLNLDVDQGDFVAFMGPSGSGKTTLLNLLGGLDVPSAGSITVAGDEITHMSRGSLTEWRARHVGFVFQMYNLIPVLTAFQNVELPLLLTSLSKAERRKHVETALDLVGLSDRIHHYPRQLSGGQEQRVTIARAIVSDPTFLLCDEPTGDLDRKSADEIMELITRLVGEFKKTVLMVTHDPVVAQRAHATLHLDKGALVEAGKRENAMAGGGR
- a CDS encoding efflux RND transporter periplasmic adaptor subunit, which produces MSTPTLPPRNDLSSLKIDDRSRGSGKTGKRLGIFAAALGALLLVGSLLLALRGQKPLVEVSAARSAGDQRAQALLNASGYVTPRRRATVAAKVTGRVEQVYAEEGLQVRAGQVLALLDCSQPNAALASAKSDRDATAAALADLEVQLGNADRELARAKSLRDAGVNSAQALDTAQTLADSLRSKIALTKEQTRAAVSRINVAQQDVENCTVRAPFDGKVVSKDAQRGEIVSPISAGGGFTRTGIATVVDMKSLEVEVDVNESYIARVTAGQKVISTLDAYPDWQIPSTVRTVIPTADRQKATVKVRVSFDQLDPRILPDMGVKVAFLSEEPVKKANAPQARAIVPKSAVRNDGGTTIVFLVKDRKLERRAVSLGAEHGSDVEIMAGLSPGDNVVVRGGEGLREGQSVDVKQ
- a CDS encoding beta-propeller fold lactonase family protein, with the protein product MKKLFAIVLLLALLPAQLLAWGPKGHATIGDVAESRLAPQARANVRLLLGADTLASVASWPDQVRKEHDESYDWHFVDIPKDAAGFSRERDCFRPQDKHKDALTDHHNCVVDRIEMFTKVLTDANASRTERAEALKWIVHFVGDIHQPLHAVEEARGGNDIKLPVFGNPQCGDYPCNLHWVWDSILMEHAGLNQEEYAVRVELVIRLGQLEGKAGGTPEDWANESHLQARKILDDKPAAIDEAYYKANAGLVDKKVALAGLRLAKWLNDSLGKIPTSQLENDLKAHGGAAEMQASPNKPPQASLSKPSQALPSEILPTGMSITPTAARGSILLPLNPDMPGRPEFTADHPITTALSPDGNTLLALTSGFNRISDIKAKAVPEFSNEYVFVFDVTQNPDARQSAPIKRQALQVANTHMGMAWAPDGRHFYVAGGSDDNVHVFKKNDALWAEALPPIALGHKAGLGINTDEMVKGKATKPLAAGLAVSADGTWLVVANNMNDSVSVIDLAAKKVVAELDLRPGKNDPAKKGVAGGEYPYGVAFKSNDKVYVSSLRDREIVVLDLHATPAVVGRIKTRGQPGKMLLNKEQTVLFAVADNSDSVVLVDTTKDRVVAEIKTAAPAGMMAAMKGKGVNPTGLALSPDEKTLYVSNGGTNSVAVIRLDRDLDDSQVVGLIPTGWYPNAVSVSADGRFLYVANAKSPAGPNPKACRQGYRTEGDRPCALDQQYVWQLEKGSLGVVPLPTPAELQNLTAQVARNNHFAAQNPADTARSEKLFAFLRTKIRHVIYIVKENRSYDQVLGDLEKGNGDPKLNIFPEAMTPNHHELARRFVTLDNFYDSGEVSGNGWNWSTAARATDFVERTIPLDYAQRGVGYDVEGINRGINVGASKPKERIRGKVDDPDDLLPGTADVGAPDGPEDEASAGYLWDSALRAGLSVRNYGFFVDLAYYSKTPEGVPPVPLLHDPHRSGTRVAFPTKQALESITDPYFRSFDMRFADYWRFKEWEREFDDYAKRDKFPSLELLRLPHDHFGLFKEAQDGVNTVETQIADNDYAIGMVAEKIAHSKYAGSTLIFIIEDDAQNGPDHVDAHRSIAYVIGPYVKHGAVVSEHYTTVSVLRTIEEVLGIRALGLYDALQPPMTDVFSEKQAEWSYTARVPAVLRTTKLPLPPKKAGAKAASSGAQHDAEYWAAKTRGFDFSVEDKLDSESFNRVLWEGLKGAEQPYPEGPSGDDLRKNRRELLRSVKPGLSPTSP